The following are from one region of the Cytobacillus firmus genome:
- a CDS encoding GNAT family N-acetyltransferase: MDIFEVKSIEGYKKELSKLLIEVVNEGASIGFLPPLGQAKAEEYWEGLLKNKDMVLFLAVMDGKAAGTIQLHLCQKENGSHRAEIAKLMTDPSIRRKGLGRLLLKAAEDKAKQEGRSLLVLDTREGDVSNILYQSAGYIKAGIIPGFAQSEQGNLEATVIYYKNLIRDTKTSR; this comes from the coding sequence ATGGATATTTTCGAGGTTAAATCCATTGAAGGATACAAAAAAGAGCTGTCCAAACTATTAATTGAGGTGGTAAATGAGGGAGCATCAATAGGGTTTCTGCCCCCGCTTGGTCAAGCTAAGGCAGAGGAATATTGGGAGGGTTTATTAAAAAACAAAGATATGGTTTTGTTTTTAGCTGTAATGGATGGGAAAGCTGCCGGAACAATCCAGCTCCATTTATGCCAGAAAGAAAATGGAAGCCATCGTGCGGAGATTGCAAAATTAATGACTGACCCCTCCATCCGCAGAAAGGGTTTGGGACGATTGCTATTAAAAGCGGCAGAAGATAAAGCGAAGCAGGAGGGCCGAAGCCTGCTTGTGCTTGATACTAGAGAAGGTGATGTTTCCAATATCCTTTATCAATCAGCAGGATATATTAAAGCAGGCATCATACCAGGCTTCGCACAGTCTGAACAAGGCAATCTGGAGGCAACAGTGATTTACTATAAAAATCTGATCCGTGACACAAAAACTTCAAGATAA
- the corA gene encoding magnesium/cobalt transporter CorA: MIRIQAVNKKNELQKDITFERLKAEWESYKWFWVDFDQPTEEETAELDKTFHFHPLAIEDCVVKLQRPKMDYYEDYSFFVTHSLNHINEDKQEINFFIGSNYIVSYHHDLSREMDDVWERLSLSKKISKWDPYLVMYHIIDKIVDNYFPIVYQLEDRLSLIEDNPNDETMEELLEKLFDIRHHLLQIRYTVIPMRDLIYRVINSHRLKGVKERYEYFADIHDHLLKLTEMIDENRELTTDIRDSYLSINSHQTNRVMRVLTVITTIFMPLTFIAGIYGMNFENMPELTWKYGYFETLLLMFIIALGMFWWFKKKGWFR; encoded by the coding sequence ATGATTAGAATACAAGCTGTTAATAAAAAAAATGAACTGCAGAAAGATATTACATTTGAGCGGCTGAAAGCAGAGTGGGAAAGTTATAAGTGGTTTTGGGTTGATTTTGATCAGCCAACCGAGGAGGAAACTGCTGAGCTCGATAAGACTTTTCATTTTCACCCCCTGGCAATAGAGGATTGTGTTGTCAAACTCCAGCGCCCCAAAATGGACTATTATGAAGACTATAGCTTTTTTGTCACCCATAGCCTAAATCATATTAACGAAGATAAACAGGAAATTAACTTTTTTATTGGTTCAAATTACATAGTATCCTACCATCATGACCTCTCCAGGGAAATGGATGATGTCTGGGAAAGGCTGAGCTTGAGTAAGAAGATTAGTAAATGGGACCCTTACCTGGTCATGTACCATATCATTGATAAAATAGTGGATAATTACTTTCCCATCGTTTATCAGCTGGAAGATCGTTTGAGTCTCATTGAAGACAACCCAAATGATGAAACGATGGAAGAATTATTGGAGAAGTTATTTGATATCCGCCATCATTTATTGCAGATAAGATATACAGTCATTCCGATGCGGGATTTAATATACCGTGTCATTAATTCCCATAGGCTTAAAGGCGTAAAGGAAAGATACGAATACTTTGCTGATATTCATGACCACTTATTGAAATTGACTGAAATGATTGATGAAAACAGGGAATTGACAACCGATATCCGTGACAGTTATTTATCGATCAACTCCCATCAGACAAACCGGGTAATGAGAGTTCTTACCGTGATAACCACCATATTTATGCCATTAACCTTCATTGCGGGAATTTACGGAATGAATTTTGAAAACATGCCGGAATTAACATGGAAATATGGATACTTTGAAACGCTGTTATTAATGTTTATTATTGCCTTAGGCATGTTTTGGTGGTTTAAGAAGAAGGGCTGGTTTCGATAA